The Equus quagga isolate Etosha38 chromosome 2, UCLA_HA_Equagga_1.0, whole genome shotgun sequence genome has a window encoding:
- the METTL3 gene encoding N6-adenosine-methyltransferase catalytic subunit isoform X1: MSDTWSSIQAHKKQLDSLRERLQRRRKQDSGHLDLRNPEAALSPTFRSDSPVPTAPTSGGPKPSTASAAPELATDPELEKKLLHHLSDLALTLPTDAVSIRLAISTPDAPATQDGVESLLQKFAAQELIEVKRSLLQDDAHPTLVTYADHSKLSAMMGAVAEKKGPGEVAGTITGQKRRAEQDSTTVAAFASSLASGLASSASEPVKEPTKKSRKHAASDVDLEIESLLNQQSTKEQQSKKVSQEILELLNTTTAKEQSIVEKFRSRGRAQVQEFCDYGTKEECMKASDADRPCRKLHFRRIINKHTDESLGDCSFLNTCFHMDTCKYVHYEIDACMDSEAPGSKDHTPSQELALTQSVGGDSNADRLFPPQWICCDIRYLDVSILGKFAVVMADPPWDIHMELPYGTLTDDEMRRLNIPVLQDDGFLFLWVTGRAMELGRECLNLWGYERVDEIIWVKTNQLQRIIRTGRTGHWLNHGKEHCLVGVKGNPQGFNQGLDCDVIVAEVRSTSHKPDEIYGMIERLSPGTRKIELFGRPHNVQPNWITLGNQLDGIHLLDPDVVARFKQRYPDGIISKPKNL, translated from the exons ATGTCGGACACGTGGAGCTCTATCCAGGCCCACAAAAAGCAGCTGGACTCGCTGCGGGAGAGGCTGCAGCGGAGGCGGAAGCAGGACTCGGGGCACTTGG ATCTACGGAATCCAGAGGCTGCACTGTCTCCAACCTTCCGTAGTGATAGCCCAGTGCCTACTGCACCCACTTCTGGTGGCCCTAAGCCCAGCACAGCTTCAGCAGCTCCTGAACTAGCTACAGACCCCGAATTAGAGAAGAAGTTGCTACACCACCTCTCTGATCTGGCCCTAACATTGCCCACTGATGCTGTGTCCATCCGTCTTGCCATTTCCACG CCAGATGCCCCTGCCACTCAAGATGGGGTGGAAAGCCTCCTACAGAAGTTTGCAGCTCAGGAGTTGATTGAGGTAAAGAGAAGTCTCCTACAAGATGACGCACATCCCACTCTTGTAACCTATGCTGATCATTCCAAGCTCTCTGCCATGATGGGTGCTGTGGCAGAAAAGAAGGGCCCCGGTGAAGTAGCAGGGACTATCACAGGGCAGAAGCGGCGTGCAGAACAGGACTCAACCACAGTAGCTGCTTTTGCTAGCTCTTTGGCCTCTGGTCTGGCCTCTTCAGCATCAGAACCAGTCAAAGAACCAACcaagaaatcaaggaaacatgCTGCCTCAGATGTTGATCTGGAGATAGAGAGCCTTCTGAACCAACAGTCTACCAAGGAACAGCAGAGCAAGAAG GTCAGTCAGGAGATCCTAGAACTATTAAATACTACAACAGCCAAGGAACAATCCATTGTTGAAAAATTTCGCTCACGAGGTCGGGCCCAAGTGCAAGAATTCTGTGACTATGGAACCAAAGAGGAGTGCATGAAAGCCAGTGATGCTGATCGGCCCTGTCGCAAGCTGCACTTCAG ACGAATCATCAATAAACATACTGATGAATCATTAGGTGACTGCTCTTTCCTTAACACATGTTTCCACATGGATACCTGCAAATATGTTCACTATGAAATTGATGCTTGCATGGATTCTGAGGCTCCTGGGAGCAAAGACCACACACCGAGCCAGGAGCTTGCTCTTACACAGAGTGTTGGAGGTGACTCCAATGCAGATCGACTCTTCCCACCTCAG TGGATCTGTTGTGATATCCGCTACCTGGACGTCAGTATCTTGGGAAAGTTTGCAGTTGTGATGGCTGACCCACCTTGGGATATTCACATGGAGCTGCCCTATGGGACCCTGACAGATGATGAGATGCGCAGGCTCAACATACCAGTACTGCAGGATGAtggctttctcttcctctgggtcACAGGCAG ggCCATGGAGTTGGGCAGAGAATGTCTGAACCTCTGGGG TTATGAACGGGTAGATGAAATTATCTGGGTGAAGACAAATCAGCTGCAGCGCATCATTCGGACAGGACGTACAGGTCACTGGTTGAACCATGGGAAGGAGCACTGCTTG GTTGGTGTCAAAGGAAATCCCCAAGGCTTCAACCAGGGTCTGGATTGTGATGTGATCGTAGCTGAG GTTCGTTCCACTAGTCATAAACCAGATGAAATCTATGGCATGATTGAGAGACTATCCCCTGGCACTCGCAAGATTGAGTTATTTGGACGACCTCACAATGTGCAACCCAACTG GATCACCCTTGGAAACCAACTGGATGGGATCCACCTACTAGACCCAGATGTGGTTGCCCGGTTCAAGCAAAGGTATCCAGATGGTATCATCTCTAAACCCAAGAATCTATAG
- the METTL3 gene encoding N6-adenosine-methyltransferase catalytic subunit isoform X2, with product MSDTWSSIQAHKKQLDSLRERLQRRRKQDSGHLDLRNPEAALSPTFRSDSPVPTAPTSGGPKPSTASAAPELATDPELEKKLLHHLSDLALTLPTDAVSIRLAISTPDAPATQDGVESLLQKFAAQELIEVKRSLLQDDAHPTLVTYADHSKLSAMMGAVAEKKGPGEVAGTITGQKRRAEQDSTTVAAFASSLASGLASSASEPVKEPTKKSRKHAASDVDLEIESLLNQQSTKEQQSKKVSQEILELLNTTTAKEQSIVEKFRSRGRAQVQEFCDYGTKEECMKASDADRPCRKLHFRRIINKHTDESLGDCSFLNTCFHMDTCKYVHYEIDACMDSEAPGSKDHTPSQELALTQSVGGDSNADRLFPPQWICCDIRYLDVSILGKFAVVMADPPWDIHMELPYGTLTDDEMRRLNIPVLQDDGFLFLWVTGRAMELGRECLNLWGYERVDEIIWVKTNQLQRIIRTGRTGHWLNHGKEHCLVSSNVAQFSWCQRKSPRLQPGSGL from the exons ATGTCGGACACGTGGAGCTCTATCCAGGCCCACAAAAAGCAGCTGGACTCGCTGCGGGAGAGGCTGCAGCGGAGGCGGAAGCAGGACTCGGGGCACTTGG ATCTACGGAATCCAGAGGCTGCACTGTCTCCAACCTTCCGTAGTGATAGCCCAGTGCCTACTGCACCCACTTCTGGTGGCCCTAAGCCCAGCACAGCTTCAGCAGCTCCTGAACTAGCTACAGACCCCGAATTAGAGAAGAAGTTGCTACACCACCTCTCTGATCTGGCCCTAACATTGCCCACTGATGCTGTGTCCATCCGTCTTGCCATTTCCACG CCAGATGCCCCTGCCACTCAAGATGGGGTGGAAAGCCTCCTACAGAAGTTTGCAGCTCAGGAGTTGATTGAGGTAAAGAGAAGTCTCCTACAAGATGACGCACATCCCACTCTTGTAACCTATGCTGATCATTCCAAGCTCTCTGCCATGATGGGTGCTGTGGCAGAAAAGAAGGGCCCCGGTGAAGTAGCAGGGACTATCACAGGGCAGAAGCGGCGTGCAGAACAGGACTCAACCACAGTAGCTGCTTTTGCTAGCTCTTTGGCCTCTGGTCTGGCCTCTTCAGCATCAGAACCAGTCAAAGAACCAACcaagaaatcaaggaaacatgCTGCCTCAGATGTTGATCTGGAGATAGAGAGCCTTCTGAACCAACAGTCTACCAAGGAACAGCAGAGCAAGAAG GTCAGTCAGGAGATCCTAGAACTATTAAATACTACAACAGCCAAGGAACAATCCATTGTTGAAAAATTTCGCTCACGAGGTCGGGCCCAAGTGCAAGAATTCTGTGACTATGGAACCAAAGAGGAGTGCATGAAAGCCAGTGATGCTGATCGGCCCTGTCGCAAGCTGCACTTCAG ACGAATCATCAATAAACATACTGATGAATCATTAGGTGACTGCTCTTTCCTTAACACATGTTTCCACATGGATACCTGCAAATATGTTCACTATGAAATTGATGCTTGCATGGATTCTGAGGCTCCTGGGAGCAAAGACCACACACCGAGCCAGGAGCTTGCTCTTACACAGAGTGTTGGAGGTGACTCCAATGCAGATCGACTCTTCCCACCTCAG TGGATCTGTTGTGATATCCGCTACCTGGACGTCAGTATCTTGGGAAAGTTTGCAGTTGTGATGGCTGACCCACCTTGGGATATTCACATGGAGCTGCCCTATGGGACCCTGACAGATGATGAGATGCGCAGGCTCAACATACCAGTACTGCAGGATGAtggctttctcttcctctgggtcACAGGCAG ggCCATGGAGTTGGGCAGAGAATGTCTGAACCTCTGGGG TTATGAACGGGTAGATGAAATTATCTGGGTGAAGACAAATCAGCTGCAGCGCATCATTCGGACAGGACGTACAGGTCACTGGTTGAACCATGGGAAGGAGCACTGCTTGGTGAGCAGCAATGTGGCCCAATTCA GTTGGTGTCAAAGGAAATCCCCAAGGCTTCAACCAGGGTCTGGATTGTGA